A region from the Microcoleus sp. FACHB-672 genome encodes:
- a CDS encoding P-II family nitrogen regulator, whose amino-acid sequence MRKVEAIIRPFKLDEVKIALVNAGIVGMTVSEVRGFGRQKGQTERYRGSEYTVEFLQKLKVEIVVEDDQVDMVVDKIIAASRTGEIGDGKIFISPVDQIIRIRTGEKNQEAI is encoded by the coding sequence TTGAGAAAGGTAGAAGCCATTATTCGGCCATTTAAGCTAGACGAAGTCAAGATTGCCCTTGTCAACGCCGGCATCGTCGGGATGACTGTTTCCGAAGTCCGGGGCTTTGGGCGTCAAAAAGGACAAACCGAGCGCTATCGCGGTTCCGAGTACACCGTTGAGTTTCTACAGAAGCTCAAAGTCGAAATCGTTGTTGAAGATGACCAAGTCGATATGGTTGTAGACAAAATCATCGCTGCCTCGCGCACCGGCGAAATTGGAGACGGCAAGATTTTCATCTCGCCGGTTGATCAAATCATCCGAATTCGTACAGGAGAAAAGAACCAAGAAGCGATTTAA
- a CDS encoding phosphoglucomutase/phosphomannomutase family protein: protein MVQPSSVPASVTPIKFGTDGWRGVIAADFTFERVVRVAPVAAQVLADIYGDTTGSRSVIVGYDRRFLAEDFAKAAAEAVQAAGFDVLLSDGYAPTPAFSWAAKQKNALGAIVLTASHNPAAYLGLKVKGYFGGSVSPEVTKQIEARLEGESPAQNEQPITAGKLEMFNPWPSYCEGLRAKVDISRIQDAISQGKLTVFADVMHGAAASGLNQLLEMPVQEINSNRDPLFDGGAPEPLPRYLSQLFRVMRTHRRGGEGSGERLAIGFVFDGDSDRIAAVDAQGNFLSSQILIPILIDHLAKRRGWKGEVVKTVSGSDLIPRVAALYDLPIYETPIGYKYIGDRMLEVPVLVGGEESGGIGYGTHIPERDALLSALYLLEAVVESGQDLGEIYYRLQEETGFTAAYDRIDLPLASMEVRSRLLEQLQKQPLQEIAGQPVVDCNPIDGYKFRLADDSWLLIRFSGTEPVLRLYCEAATLEQVRHTLAWAKEWANRF, encoded by the coding sequence ATGGTTCAACCTTCCTCTGTGCCGGCATCTGTTACTCCAATCAAGTTTGGTACAGACGGCTGGCGGGGCGTGATTGCGGCAGATTTCACCTTTGAGCGTGTGGTACGAGTTGCGCCGGTGGCCGCACAAGTCTTAGCAGACATCTATGGCGACACCACCGGCAGCCGTAGCGTCATAGTTGGGTATGACCGGCGCTTTCTGGCTGAAGACTTCGCCAAGGCGGCTGCTGAGGCTGTCCAAGCGGCAGGATTCGATGTATTGCTCTCAGACGGTTATGCCCCGACTCCGGCGTTTAGTTGGGCAGCTAAGCAAAAAAATGCCCTAGGTGCAATCGTCTTGACTGCCAGCCACAACCCTGCTGCATATTTAGGATTAAAAGTCAAGGGATATTTTGGGGGTTCGGTGTCGCCAGAGGTGACAAAACAGATTGAAGCCCGGTTGGAAGGAGAATCACCGGCACAGAATGAGCAGCCGATAACTGCGGGAAAACTAGAAATGTTCAATCCCTGGCCGAGTTACTGTGAGGGGCTAAGGGCAAAGGTGGATATCTCGCGGATTCAGGATGCGATCTCCCAAGGAAAACTCACGGTTTTTGCAGATGTGATGCACGGTGCGGCTGCCAGCGGGTTAAACCAGTTGTTAGAGATGCCGGTGCAAGAAATTAACAGCAACCGCGATCCCCTATTTGATGGAGGTGCGCCGGAACCGTTGCCTCGCTATCTTTCTCAGTTATTTCGAGTGATGCGAACCCACCGACGAGGGGGTGAGGGAAGTGGAGAGCGTTTAGCGATTGGATTTGTGTTTGATGGCGATAGCGACCGGATCGCGGCTGTGGATGCTCAAGGCAATTTTCTCAGCTCTCAAATTTTAATCCCAATTCTGATTGATCACTTAGCGAAACGCCGGGGATGGAAGGGGGAAGTTGTAAAAACGGTGAGTGGTTCCGATTTAATTCCTCGCGTTGCGGCTTTATACGATTTGCCGATTTATGAAACGCCCATCGGCTACAAGTACATTGGGGATCGGATGCTAGAGGTGCCGGTGTTAGTTGGCGGTGAAGAGTCGGGGGGAATTGGCTACGGGACGCACATTCCGGAACGAGATGCTTTGCTGTCAGCGCTTTACCTGCTGGAAGCGGTTGTGGAATCGGGTCAAGATTTAGGCGAAATATACTACCGGCTACAGGAAGAAACCGGCTTTACGGCTGCTTATGATCGCATCGATCTACCGTTGGCGAGTATGGAGGTGAGATCGCGTCTGCTAGAACAACTGCAAAAGCAGCCATTGCAAGAAATAGCCGGTCAGCCGGTGGTGGATTGTAATCCCATTGATGGTTATAAGTTTCGTTTAGCGGATGATAGCTGGCTGCTGATTCGCTTTAGCGGGACTGAGCCGGTGTTGCGCCTATACTGCGAAGCGGCAACGCTTGAGCAAGTGCGTCACACGTTGGCATGGGCAAAAGAGTGGGCGAATCGATTTTAA
- the ureA gene encoding urease subunit gamma, translating into MQLSPQEKDKLLIFTAGLLAERRKNRGLKLNHPEAVAYISAAILEGARDGRTVADLMSYGTTLLTRDDVMEGVPEMVDEVQVEATFPDGTKLVTVHTPIR; encoded by the coding sequence ATGCAACTATCACCGCAAGAAAAAGACAAATTACTAATTTTTACTGCCGGCTTGCTTGCAGAACGTCGCAAAAATAGAGGGCTAAAACTGAATCACCCAGAAGCCGTTGCTTATATTTCTGCAGCAATTTTAGAAGGGGCGAGAGATGGCCGCACTGTTGCAGATTTAATGAGTTACGGAACAACGCTGCTAACGCGGGATGATGTGATGGAAGGAGTGCCTGAAATGGTAGATGAGGTACAAGTAGAAGCAACTTTTCCTGATGGAACAAAATTGGTCACTGTGCATACCCCAATTCGTTAG
- the urtE gene encoding urea ABC transporter ATP-binding subunit UrtE has product MLQVAGLNVYYGESHILRDVDLSVPAGKMVCLIGRNGVGKTTLLKTVMGLLKPRSGTITFDGDLINSKSPDKRARSGIGYVPQGREIIPRLTVKENLLLGLEARSRQEKRLTHNQAIADEIFELFPVLKSMLSRMGGDLSGGQQQQLAIARALMGKPQLLVLDEPTEGIQPSIILEIEAAVRGIIAATGISVLLVEQHLHFVRQADWYYAMQKGGIVASGATSELSNEIIQRFLAV; this is encoded by the coding sequence ATGCTGCAAGTGGCTGGATTGAATGTCTATTACGGCGAGAGTCATATTCTTCGGGATGTAGATTTAAGCGTGCCGGCGGGCAAAATGGTGTGTCTAATTGGACGCAATGGCGTAGGCAAAACGACGCTTTTAAAAACCGTGATGGGGTTGCTCAAACCTCGCAGTGGCACGATAACTTTTGACGGCGATTTAATCAATTCCAAATCTCCAGATAAACGCGCCCGTTCAGGCATTGGATATGTACCCCAAGGACGAGAAATTATCCCGCGTTTGACGGTAAAAGAAAATTTGCTCTTGGGTTTAGAAGCAAGAAGCCGGCAAGAGAAACGGCTCACTCACAATCAAGCCATTGCTGATGAAATTTTTGAGTTATTTCCTGTCTTAAAATCAATGCTTTCTCGCATGGGTGGCGACTTGAGCGGAGGACAGCAACAGCAGCTAGCCATTGCCCGTGCGTTGATGGGAAAACCTCAATTATTGGTATTAGATGAACCTACGGAAGGCATTCAACCCTCGATTATTTTAGAAATTGAGGCAGCAGTGCGCGGCATCATCGCAGCCACAGGCATCTCTGTTTTATTAGTCGAACAACACTTGCATTTTGTCCGGCAGGCAGATTGGTATTATGCCATGCAAAAAGGCGGAATTGTCGCTTCTGGCGCTACGAGCGAACTCAGTAATGAAATTATACAAAGATTTTTAGCGGTGTAA
- a CDS encoding NB-ARC domain-containing protein: MKLSPVRGLKVTEYNKKWRFLKCEKTILIPPIPEEYLQMLTAERGVSGAELQALQMALGGQSTAEIATELGISNIAVRKRLGEVYRKFNITGAGPGKLAELKHMLLSIYQGGSHQALYASSSQPASSAPVTLPQRRDLSEAPDVPVFYGRTQEMATLEQWLLQDKCRLVSVLGLGGIGKTTLSVQIAKQIQEQFDFVIWQSLRNAPTAEELLSGLTQFLYNQKKPDGLTDINGRVSRLIEYLRNHKCLLILDDFENVLQSEELAGHYRKGYEGYGELLKRIAETNHTSCLMIVSSEKPADLALLEGGKVRSLPLIGSGEVAIEIIREKGLSGRQPEWNALIERYGGNPLAIKIMSSTIKELFNGNVADFLKNTLFLGDIRYLLDQQFVRLSDSEKEIMYWLAIEGNPLDITTLREESLFPVSPSELLTTLASLDRRSLIEKITEKGETLFTLQPLIMKYVVSQFVEQVIDEIREVVKTQKPERLALLKSHALNPNESLPDINELPDVLKLVKQKLETMLYSNPAFVEDQINGLKQVLSKLEGKSRREVKYAEDNIRTLLTILKEEISV; encoded by the coding sequence GTGAAGCTCTCACCAGTGCGCGGCTTGAAGGTAACAGAATATAATAAAAAGTGGAGATTTTTGAAATGCGAGAAGACTATCTTGATTCCCCCAATTCCCGAAGAATATCTGCAAATGTTAACCGCTGAACGCGGCGTGTCTGGTGCTGAGTTACAGGCTTTGCAGATGGCCCTTGGTGGCCAATCGACTGCCGAGATCGCAACAGAGTTGGGCATTAGCAACATTGCTGTCCGTAAGCGACTCGGTGAGGTGTACAGGAAATTCAATATTACAGGTGCCGGCCCAGGCAAATTAGCTGAATTAAAACATATGCTGCTGTCCATCTATCAAGGTGGATCACATCAGGCACTGTATGCAAGTTCTTCCCAGCCGGCTTCCTCAGCACCCGTTACCCTCCCCCAACGCCGAGATTTGAGCGAAGCACCAGACGTTCCCGTCTTCTATGGGCGTACACAGGAAATGGCCACCTTAGAACAGTGGCTCTTGCAAGATAAATGCCGGCTTGTCTCAGTCCTCGGCTTAGGCGGCATTGGCAAAACCACTTTATCTGTCCAAATCGCCAAACAAATTCAGGAACAGTTTGACTTTGTCATTTGGCAGTCCCTTCGCAACGCCCCGACAGCCGAAGAGTTGTTAAGTGGTTTAACCCAATTTTTATACAACCAGAAAAAACCTGACGGATTAACAGACATCAACGGTCGAGTCTCGCGGTTGATCGAGTATTTACGCAATCACAAATGTCTGCTGATTTTAGATGATTTTGAAAATGTGCTGCAAAGTGAAGAGCTAGCCGGTCATTATCGTAAAGGATACGAAGGATATGGTGAGCTACTCAAACGAATTGCAGAAACCAACCATACCAGTTGCTTAATGATCGTCTCTTCCGAGAAACCTGCCGATCTAGCTTTGCTTGAAGGAGGAAAAGTTCGTTCCTTGCCACTTATCGGTTCTGGAGAAGTTGCCATAGAAATTATCCGAGAGAAAGGCTTGTCAGGCCGGCAGCCCGAATGGAATGCCCTAATTGAGCGTTATGGGGGCAATCCACTAGCCATTAAAATCATGTCTTCAACCATTAAAGAATTGTTTAATGGAAATGTTGCAGACTTCTTAAAAAATACGCTATTTCTGGGAGATATTCGATATTTACTCGACCAGCAGTTTGTGAGACTGTCTGATTCCGAAAAAGAAATTATGTATTGGTTAGCAATTGAAGGCAATCCCCTAGACATTACTACCTTGAGGGAAGAAAGTTTGTTTCCTGTCTCGCCCTCAGAGTTGCTCACAACACTTGCTTCTTTAGATCGGCGGTCACTGATCGAAAAAATAACGGAAAAAGGTGAAACATTATTTACGCTTCAGCCGTTAATTATGAAGTATGTAGTCAGCCAATTTGTGGAGCAAGTGATAGATGAAATTCGAGAAGTGGTTAAAACGCAAAAACCTGAAAGATTAGCCCTCTTGAAAAGTCATGCATTGAACCCAAATGAAAGTTTGCCAGATATTAACGAGCTTCCTGATGTTTTGAAATTAGTGAAGCAAAAACTGGAAACAATGCTGTATAGCAACCCAGCATTTGTTGAAGATCAGATTAATGGTCTAAAGCAAGTTTTATCAAAACTTGAAGGAAAATCTCGACGGGAAGTTAAATATGCCGAGGACAATATTCGTACACTGCTCACGATTCTTAAGGAAGAGATAAGCGTGTGA
- the urtD gene encoding urea ABC transporter ATP-binding protein UrtD has translation MNEKILEIENLTVSFDGFKALNQLNFSMDAGELRVVIGPNGAGKTTFLDVITGKVKPTIGRVLFKGKNLRSLSEDKIARFGIGRKFQTPRVYLNLTPRENLELAGNRNKNVLTTLFKKPPISERRNVNQLLETIGLVAKADIHAGLLSHGEKQWLEIGMLVAQAPDLLLVDEPVAGLTDEETELTGNLLLSLAESHSIIVIEHDMEFVRQIARKVTVLHEGSLLCEGTIEEVQNNPRVIEVYLGKPMTDYEVA, from the coding sequence GTGAACGAAAAAATTCTGGAAATTGAAAATTTAACCGTTAGTTTTGATGGATTTAAAGCGCTTAACCAGCTCAATTTTAGTATGGATGCTGGGGAGTTGCGCGTTGTTATTGGCCCAAATGGGGCGGGAAAAACCACGTTTTTAGATGTCATCACCGGCAAAGTAAAACCTACTATTGGAAGAGTTTTATTTAAAGGTAAAAACTTACGCTCCCTCTCTGAAGATAAAATCGCTCGATTCGGCATCGGCAGAAAGTTTCAAACGCCACGCGTTTACCTAAATTTAACGCCTCGTGAAAATTTAGAGTTAGCCGGCAACCGCAATAAAAATGTCTTGACGACTTTGTTTAAAAAGCCCCCAATATCTGAACGGAGAAATGTTAATCAGTTATTAGAAACAATTGGGTTAGTCGCCAAAGCAGATATTCATGCCGGCTTACTGTCTCACGGGGAAAAACAGTGGTTAGAAATTGGAATGCTCGTTGCTCAAGCCCCAGATTTACTGTTAGTCGATGAGCCGGTTGCCGGTTTGACGGATGAAGAAACAGAATTAACCGGCAATTTACTTCTCTCCCTCGCAGAAAGTCACTCGATTATTGTCATTGAGCATGATATGGAGTTTGTGCGGCAAATTGCTCGTAAAGTAACCGTTTTACATGAAGGTTCGCTCTTGTGTGAGGGCACGATTGAAGAAGTGCAAAATAACCCGCGTGTGATAGAAGTGTATTTAGGAAAACCAATGACCGATTACGAGGTAGCTTGA
- a CDS encoding urease accessory protein UreD, whose translation MLAENLSTGWHGNLSLIYAKRAGTTQLIHNQNQAPLKVQRPFYPEGPAVCHSIILHTAGGIVRGDHLSSDFHLQPDAHALITTAAAGKIYRSNEKTARQNIQMHLEAGAYLEWLPQESIVFNGAIYRQDLRVELDLKASWLGWEITRFGRSARGEQFLQGNWRSHTEIWQQGQPLWIDRQQLTGGEEMFNSPHGLAGQPVVGTLAWVGQPATPEIVEKARLLWQTAEHQGEAGVSRLTAGLLCRYRGQSTSEVRNWFTDVWQLLRPCFLGRSSRPPRVWQN comes from the coding sequence ATGCTGGCAGAAAATTTATCCACCGGCTGGCATGGCAATCTTAGTCTAATCTACGCCAAACGTGCCGGCACAACTCAATTAATTCATAATCAAAATCAAGCACCTTTGAAAGTGCAGCGACCATTTTATCCAGAAGGGCCGGCTGTTTGTCATAGCATTATTTTGCACACCGCCGGCGGCATCGTGAGAGGCGATCACTTATCCTCAGATTTTCACCTTCAGCCAGATGCTCACGCCTTAATTACCACCGCAGCAGCCGGCAAAATTTATCGCAGTAATGAAAAGACAGCGAGACAAAACATTCAAATGCACCTAGAAGCTGGTGCTTATTTAGAATGGCTACCCCAAGAATCGATTGTCTTTAATGGTGCAATTTATCGCCAGGATTTAAGAGTTGAATTAGACCTAAAAGCAAGCTGGTTGGGATGGGAAATTACCCGCTTTGGTCGCAGTGCTAGAGGTGAACAATTTTTGCAAGGAAATTGGCGTTCCCACACGGAAATTTGGCAGCAAGGACAACCTTTGTGGATAGACCGGCAGCAGCTAACAGGCGGAGAAGAAATGTTCAATAGTCCGCATGGCTTAGCGGGACAGCCGGTGGTCGGAACACTGGCTTGGGTAGGGCAGCCGGCAACGCCAGAAATTGTAGAAAAAGCCCGCCTTTTGTGGCAAACTGCTGAACACCAAGGCGAAGCCGGAGTCAGCCGGCTCACCGCAGGACTCTTATGCCGATATCGTGGCCAGTCTACCTCTGAGGTGAGAAACTGGTTTACAGATGTTTGGCAACTGCTACGCCCATGCTTTTTAGGGCGTAGCAGCCGCCCACCGCGAGTTTGGCAAAATTAA
- the urtC gene encoding urea ABC transporter permease subunit UrtC — MQQGEKGTKVETESDDDIKPENIKVERFSLRRKKAEEWGSRSENSSLLHSLTSKQNSLWIEAGAVIVIAAILIFIMPALLTEFRLNLLGRFLALAIAALGIDLIWGYTGMLSLGHGVLFALGGYALAMHLKLQIPPDSSIQLPEFMSLYGVTELPWVWQPFYSFGFSVAALILIPSVVAALLGYLVFRNRIRGVYFSILTQAATIVFFNFFNGQQQLINGTNGLTDFKTLFGAEVNAPKTQLVFYSITVLLLGGAYALCRWLTSGRFGRLLMAIRDDESRVRFSGYNPTGFKVLVFAISAALAGISGAIFTLQTGIISPKAMDIAFSIEMVIWVAVGGRASLVGAIVGAVVVNYAKSLLSEQLPEVWLFFQGALFLIVVMVLPNGLVGWLRYQAIEQIREFFGFRKQVATYPRLEEDPEVRQEREKIGTGE; from the coding sequence ATGCAACAGGGGGAAAAAGGTACGAAAGTCGAAACTGAGAGTGACGACGATATAAAACCGGAAAATATAAAAGTTGAGCGTTTCTCCTTGAGAAGGAAGAAAGCGGAGGAGTGGGGAAGTAGGAGCGAGAATTCGTCACTGTTGCACTCTCTAACATCCAAACAAAACTCGCTATGGATAGAAGCCGGTGCGGTTATTGTGATTGCTGCGATCCTGATCTTTATAATGCCGGCACTTCTTACAGAGTTTCGGCTCAATTTGCTGGGGCGATTTTTAGCCCTGGCAATTGCTGCCCTCGGCATTGATTTGATTTGGGGTTACACAGGAATGTTGAGCCTAGGGCATGGCGTTTTATTTGCTTTAGGCGGTTATGCTTTGGCAATGCACTTAAAGCTGCAAATTCCCCCTGATTCAAGTATTCAGCTTCCGGAATTTATGTCGCTTTATGGTGTAACTGAACTGCCTTGGGTTTGGCAACCTTTTTACTCTTTTGGTTTCTCCGTGGCTGCCCTGATTCTGATTCCGTCAGTGGTGGCAGCATTACTCGGCTATTTAGTGTTTCGCAACCGCATCCGAGGCGTTTACTTTTCGATTCTAACGCAGGCGGCAACGATTGTATTTTTCAACTTTTTTAATGGACAGCAACAACTGATTAATGGAACCAACGGGCTAACAGATTTTAAAACTTTATTTGGGGCAGAAGTGAATGCACCTAAGACGCAGCTCGTTTTCTATTCAATTACAGTGCTGTTACTAGGAGGTGCCTATGCCTTGTGCCGATGGCTGACAAGCGGACGATTTGGACGGTTGCTGATGGCAATTCGGGATGATGAAAGTCGGGTGCGTTTTTCCGGCTACAATCCCACCGGCTTTAAAGTTTTAGTATTTGCTATCTCCGCTGCACTAGCCGGCATTTCAGGAGCAATATTTACGCTACAAACCGGCATCATTTCGCCCAAAGCAATGGATATTGCTTTTTCTATTGAAATGGTAATTTGGGTAGCAGTAGGGGGACGCGCAAGTTTAGTGGGTGCTATTGTCGGAGCAGTTGTTGTTAACTATGCAAAAAGTTTGTTAAGTGAACAATTACCCGAAGTTTGGCTATTTTTTCAAGGCGCACTGTTTTTAATTGTGGTAATGGTACTTCCGAATGGTTTAGTGGGTTGGCTTCGTTACCAAGCTATCGAGCAAATCCGGGAGTTCTTTGGATTCCGCAAACAAGTCGCCACCTATCCTAGGCTAGAAGAAGATCCAGAAGTGCGGCAGGAACGAGAAAAGATAGGGACTGGGGAATAA
- the rdgB gene encoding RdgB/HAM1 family non-canonical purine NTP pyrophosphatase, protein MTNPKLLVVATGNPGKLKEMQAYLSDLGWELRLKPDELDVEETGETFMANACLKASEVAKATGEWAIADDSGLSVDALAGVPGVYSARYGKTDADRISRLLRELGDETNRQAQFVCAIAIADPDGGIALQVEGICRGEILHAPRGTGGFGYDPIFFVPAQQLTFAEMTPELKRQCSHRGKAFQALLPQIQQLMQE, encoded by the coding sequence ATGACAAATCCAAAATTGCTCGTTGTCGCCACCGGCAATCCCGGTAAGTTGAAGGAAATGCAGGCGTATTTGTCTGATCTCGGTTGGGAATTACGCCTGAAACCCGATGAATTGGATGTTGAAGAAACCGGCGAGACGTTTATGGCAAATGCTTGCCTAAAAGCGTCTGAGGTGGCTAAAGCAACCGGAGAATGGGCAATTGCTGATGATTCTGGTTTATCCGTGGATGCGCTTGCCGGTGTGCCCGGAGTGTACTCGGCGCGTTATGGCAAAACAGATGCGGATCGAATTAGCCGGCTGCTGCGGGAATTGGGCGATGAAACGAATCGGCAGGCTCAATTTGTCTGTGCCATCGCCATTGCCGATCCTGATGGAGGAATTGCCTTGCAAGTGGAGGGGATTTGCCGGGGCGAAATTCTCCACGCGCCAAGGGGTACAGGCGGATTTGGCTACGATCCAATTTTCTTTGTGCCGGCACAGCAGTTAACTTTTGCGGAAATGACGCCTGAGTTGAAGCGACAGTGCAGCCATCGGGGCAAAGCCTTTCAAGCGCTGCTCCCCCAAATCCAGCAACTGATGCAGGAATGA
- a CDS encoding protein kinase domain-containing protein gives MSYCINPRCPNCENPDNLETCQSCGSSLLINDRYRVVKPLRELNPAYPTDIYEVKDLGGVDDWGTLKVLKVLKFNNPELMRLFKEEARALMFLRHRGIPRVEPDDYFTFSPNTGKQLPCLVMEKIEGENLADWLDNNGPISKKEALDWLQQLTEILDRVHEQNLLHRDIKPSNIIRKPNGRLALIDFGTVKVGNDGGTRVGTTGYAAPEQVIGQSGPRSDFYALGRTFVHLLTGIPPQEFSTDSNPETINWRESVKGLKPWTPLSKGLADLIDELKEPEPKNRPENTWEISKRLESIAKASDTPNSGFRKLKAALLSLGLITFPLIAPQIPVLVNHFLFPKLDSFFVSLGAVNLGEKNYKSAKMYYNLALKVNPNSGAARYSLGMICEVWEDYKCAKNQYSIATTLNDNNVATAAISNLSRLQILDGDSAKAVDLLMPNLERAEHPRVKAALYKNFGWARFEQTRYGEAETSLRKAIELGDKWASPHCLLAQVLEAQKRNLASLVEWTNCLNYLSGGSPEEDNLWKSMARQRLKDVEKKP, from the coding sequence GTGAGTTACTGCATCAACCCCAGATGTCCTAATTGCGAAAATCCAGACAATCTGGAAACTTGCCAGAGTTGCGGTTCCAGCTTGCTGATCAATGACCGATATCGCGTCGTGAAACCGTTGCGGGAACTCAACCCAGCTTATCCGACCGATATTTATGAGGTTAAAGATTTGGGTGGGGTTGATGACTGGGGAACCTTAAAGGTTCTGAAAGTTTTGAAATTCAATAACCCGGAACTCATGCGTCTGTTTAAGGAAGAAGCACGCGCTTTGATGTTTTTAAGGCATCGAGGAATTCCTAGAGTTGAGCCGGATGATTATTTCACATTTTCTCCTAACACCGGCAAGCAATTACCCTGCTTAGTTATGGAGAAAATAGAGGGAGAAAACTTAGCAGATTGGTTAGATAATAACGGCCCGATTTCCAAAAAAGAAGCGCTGGACTGGTTGCAGCAGCTCACAGAAATTTTGGATCGGGTACACGAACAAAACCTTTTGCACCGAGATATTAAACCCTCTAATATCATTCGCAAACCAAATGGCCGGCTGGCTTTGATAGACTTTGGCACGGTTAAAGTCGGGAATGACGGTGGAACCAGAGTTGGGACAACTGGATACGCAGCACCAGAGCAAGTAATTGGCCAATCAGGGCCACGCTCAGATTTCTATGCTTTGGGGCGCACTTTTGTGCATTTACTCACCGGCATCCCCCCACAAGAGTTTAGTACCGATTCCAATCCAGAAACCATCAATTGGCGCGAAAGTGTCAAGGGTTTAAAACCTTGGACGCCGCTTTCAAAAGGTTTAGCAGATTTAATTGATGAGCTGAAGGAACCGGAACCTAAGAACCGGCCAGAAAATACCTGGGAAATCTCTAAACGCCTAGAAAGCATTGCTAAAGCTTCAGACACGCCTAACTCTGGTTTCCGAAAGTTAAAAGCAGCACTGCTATCTTTAGGATTGATCACTTTCCCTCTAATCGCTCCTCAAATTCCCGTTCTAGTTAATCACTTTTTGTTTCCGAAATTAGATTCTTTTTTTGTCTCACTTGGTGCTGTAAACCTTGGAGAAAAGAATTACAAAAGCGCGAAGATGTACTACAATTTAGCGCTCAAAGTCAACCCTAATTCTGGAGCAGCTCGCTATAGCCTCGGAATGATTTGTGAAGTTTGGGAAGATTATAAGTGTGCCAAAAATCAATACTCGATTGCTACCACGCTCAACGATAACAATGTTGCTACTGCTGCTATCAGTAACTTAAGTCGCTTGCAAATTTTGGATGGAGACAGTGCCAAAGCTGTCGATCTACTCATGCCTAATTTAGAACGAGCTGAACACCCCAGAGTGAAAGCCGCCTTGTACAAAAACTTTGGTTGGGCTAGGTTTGAGCAAACTCGCTATGGCGAAGCAGAGACTAGCTTGCGAAAAGCCATTGAATTAGGGGACAAATGGGCGTCTCCTCACTGCTTACTCGCACAGGTATTAGAAGCCCAAAAGAGAAATCTAGCCTCACTGGTGGAATGGACGAACTGCCTTAACTATCTTTCTGGAGGTAGCCCGGAGGAGGACAATCTCTGGAAGAGTATGGCACGTCAACGTTTGAAAGACGTAGAAAAGAAACCCTGA